Proteins encoded together in one Sceloporus undulatus isolate JIND9_A2432 ecotype Alabama chromosome 4, SceUnd_v1.1, whole genome shotgun sequence window:
- the DIPK1A gene encoding divergent protein kinase domain 1A isoform X1: protein MARRLFAAGGAWLRKPYYYGQVRLSYMRMKYLFFSWLGVFIGSWIIYVQYSSYTELCRGQDCKKIICDKYKTGVIDGSACSSLCTRQTLYFGKCLSTKPNNQMYLGAWGNLQGVIKCQMEEIAHIDLRTELEPRKETILFDKPTRGTTVQKFKEMVYGLFKEKLGEQGNLPELVNLILSVADGNKDGRVSLPEAKSAWALLQLNEFLLMVILQDKEHTPKLLGFCGDLYVMEKVEYTSLFGISLPWVIELFIPSGFRRSVDQWFTPSWPRKAKIAIGLLEFVEDIFHGPYGNFLMCDTSAKNLGYNDKYDLKMVDMRKIVPENNLKDLIKDRHCESDLDCVYGSDCRTVCDQSKMKCTTDIIQPNLAKVCQLLKDYLLRGAPLEIHEELEKQLYSCIALKVSANQMEMEHSLILNNLKTLLWKKISHTNDS from the exons GTTCGCCTCTCTTATATGCGGATGAAGTATCTCTTCTTCTCTTGGCTAGGAGTATTCATTGGCAGCTGGATTATTTATGTTCAGTACTCCTCTTACACAGAACTTTGCAGAGGACAGGACTGCAAGAAAATAATA TGTGATAAGTATAAGACTGGAGTTATTGATGGATCCGCATGTAGCAGCCTGTGTACAAGACAAACACTGTATTTTGGAAAATGCTTGTCAACCAAACCCAATAATCAG ATGTATCTAGGAGCGTGGGGTAATCTACAAGGTGTTATAAAATGCCAGATGGAAGAAATTGCTCACATTGATCTTAGAACTGAACTAGAACCAAGGAAggaaactattctgtttgatAAACCAACTAGAGGAACTACTGTTCAGAAATTCAAGGAGATGGTCTATGGCCTTTTTAAA GAAAAACTAGGTGAGCAAGGAAATCTTCCCGAGCTGGTTAATCTCATCTTGTCCGTTGCTGATGGGAACAAAGATGGTCGAGTTTCTTTGCCAGAAGCGAAGTCAGCATGGGCACTTCTTCAGCTGAATGAATTTCTGCTTATGGTGATTCTCCAGGATAAAGAGCATACACCCAAACTGTTGGGATTTTGCGGGGATCTGTATGTGATGGAGAAAGTCGAATATACCTCTCTCTTTGGAATAAGCTTACCATGGGTCATAGAACTTTTTATTCCCTCTGGTTTCAGAAGAAGCGTAGATCAGTGGTTTACACCGTCATGGCCTAGGAAGGCAAAAATAGCCATAGGGCTTCTAGAATTTGTAGAAGACATTTTCCATGGACCATATGGGAATTTTCTTATGTGCGATACGAGTGCCAAAAACTTGGGTTACAATGATAAATATGACTTAAAAATGGTAGACATGAGAAAAATAGTgccagaaaataatttaaaagacctAATTAAAGATCGTCACTGTGAGTCTGATCTGGATTGTGTGTATGGATCGGACTGTAGAACTGTATGTGAccaaagcaaaatgaaatgtaCTACAGACATTATTCAGCCAAACTTAGCCAAGGTGTGCCAGTTGCTTAAAGACTACTTGCTTCGTGGGGCTCCTCTGGAAATACATGAAGAGTTAGAAAAGCAACTGTACTCATGCATTGCCTTGAAAGTTTCAGCAAACCAGATGGAAATGGAGCATTCCTTAATACTCAACAACCTGAAAACTCTACTGTGGAAGAAAATATCTCATACAAACGATTCTTAG
- the DIPK1A gene encoding divergent protein kinase domain 1A isoform X2 yields the protein MVRLSYMRMKYLFFSWLGVFIGSWIIYVQYSSYTELCRGQDCKKIICDKYKTGVIDGSACSSLCTRQTLYFGKCLSTKPNNQMYLGAWGNLQGVIKCQMEEIAHIDLRTELEPRKETILFDKPTRGTTVQKFKEMVYGLFKEKLGEQGNLPELVNLILSVADGNKDGRVSLPEAKSAWALLQLNEFLLMVILQDKEHTPKLLGFCGDLYVMEKVEYTSLFGISLPWVIELFIPSGFRRSVDQWFTPSWPRKAKIAIGLLEFVEDIFHGPYGNFLMCDTSAKNLGYNDKYDLKMVDMRKIVPENNLKDLIKDRHCESDLDCVYGSDCRTVCDQSKMKCTTDIIQPNLAKVCQLLKDYLLRGAPLEIHEELEKQLYSCIALKVSANQMEMEHSLILNNLKTLLWKKISHTNDS from the exons ATG GTTCGCCTCTCTTATATGCGGATGAAGTATCTCTTCTTCTCTTGGCTAGGAGTATTCATTGGCAGCTGGATTATTTATGTTCAGTACTCCTCTTACACAGAACTTTGCAGAGGACAGGACTGCAAGAAAATAATA TGTGATAAGTATAAGACTGGAGTTATTGATGGATCCGCATGTAGCAGCCTGTGTACAAGACAAACACTGTATTTTGGAAAATGCTTGTCAACCAAACCCAATAATCAG ATGTATCTAGGAGCGTGGGGTAATCTACAAGGTGTTATAAAATGCCAGATGGAAGAAATTGCTCACATTGATCTTAGAACTGAACTAGAACCAAGGAAggaaactattctgtttgatAAACCAACTAGAGGAACTACTGTTCAGAAATTCAAGGAGATGGTCTATGGCCTTTTTAAA GAAAAACTAGGTGAGCAAGGAAATCTTCCCGAGCTGGTTAATCTCATCTTGTCCGTTGCTGATGGGAACAAAGATGGTCGAGTTTCTTTGCCAGAAGCGAAGTCAGCATGGGCACTTCTTCAGCTGAATGAATTTCTGCTTATGGTGATTCTCCAGGATAAAGAGCATACACCCAAACTGTTGGGATTTTGCGGGGATCTGTATGTGATGGAGAAAGTCGAATATACCTCTCTCTTTGGAATAAGCTTACCATGGGTCATAGAACTTTTTATTCCCTCTGGTTTCAGAAGAAGCGTAGATCAGTGGTTTACACCGTCATGGCCTAGGAAGGCAAAAATAGCCATAGGGCTTCTAGAATTTGTAGAAGACATTTTCCATGGACCATATGGGAATTTTCTTATGTGCGATACGAGTGCCAAAAACTTGGGTTACAATGATAAATATGACTTAAAAATGGTAGACATGAGAAAAATAGTgccagaaaataatttaaaagacctAATTAAAGATCGTCACTGTGAGTCTGATCTGGATTGTGTGTATGGATCGGACTGTAGAACTGTATGTGAccaaagcaaaatgaaatgtaCTACAGACATTATTCAGCCAAACTTAGCCAAGGTGTGCCAGTTGCTTAAAGACTACTTGCTTCGTGGGGCTCCTCTGGAAATACATGAAGAGTTAGAAAAGCAACTGTACTCATGCATTGCCTTGAAAGTTTCAGCAAACCAGATGGAAATGGAGCATTCCTTAATACTCAACAACCTGAAAACTCTACTGTGGAAGAAAATATCTCATACAAACGATTCTTAG